CGGTGGGCGGCCCGGACGGCACGGATCAGTTCCTCGGGTGGGGTGTCCTTGAGCAGGTAGCCGGTGGCGCCCGCCTCGACCGCCGGCAGCACGTCGGTCTCGCTGTCGAAGGTGGTGAGCACCAGTACGCGTACCGAGGGTGCGGCCCCGGCGAGGGCGGCGATCGCCTGTACGCCCGACATCTGCGGCATCCGCAGGTCCATCAGCACCACGTCGACCCGCAGCCGTACGGCCTCGGTCACCGCGTCCCGACCGTTGGCGGCCTCGCCGGCCACCTCGATGTCGGGCAGGTCCGCGAAGGCGCCCCGAAGTCCGTTGCGGACGATCGGGTGGTCGTCGACGATCAGGATGCGGATCATGCCGCCACCGTCGGGATCGCCGGCACCCGTACGCTGATCGCGGTGCCCTCGCCCGGGCCGCTCTCGATCTCCATCGCACCTCCCACGCTGCGGACCCGCTGCACCATGCTCCGCAGGCCGAAGCCCTGGTCCGAGCCGCCGCTCATGCCCTGCCCGTCGTCGCGGATGTCGAGCAGCACCACGTCGGTCAGGTAGGACAGGGTCAGCCCCACCCGGGACGCGTCCGCGTGGCGGGCCACGTTGTGCAGCGCCTCCTGCGCGACCCGCAACAGGGTGACATCGATGGCCGGGCTCAGCGCGACCTGTTCGCCGGTGACCTCGAACCGCAAGGCTATGCCGGTGTCGTCGGCCCAGCGCCGGGCCAGCTCGCCCAGGGCCGCCGGCAGGTGGGCCGCCTCCAGTTGGCGCGGCTGCAGTGCCTGCACCGACCGGCGGGCCTCGTCCAGGCTCTCCCGGGCCAGGGCCAGCGCCCGGTCCACGTGCTCACGCGCCCGGTCCACGTGCTCACGCGCCGGAGTCGGCGAATGCCAGACCCGCTGGGCAGCCTGCACCTGGGTGATGATGCCGGTCAGGCCCTGCGCCAACGAGTCGTGGATCTCCCCGGCCATCCGCTGCCGCTCGTCGCGCACGCCGGCCTCGCGGGCCTGGGCCAGCAGTTGGGCATGCAGCCCGGCGTTCTCCTCCAACGCCGCCTCCAGCCGGGCGACCAACTGCTGGCGCCGCTCGTGCTGCTCGGCGCTCCGCTCGGCCAGCACGATGCCGGCGCTGATCGCCACGGTCTGGATCACGATCACCCCCAGGTAGGTGCCGAGCGACTGCACCGTCGCGGCCGGTGTCTCGGTCGCCATCGTGTT
The sequence above is a segment of the Solwaraspora sp. WMMD406 genome. Coding sequences within it:
- a CDS encoding response regulator transcription factor; protein product: MIRILIVDDHPIVRNGLRGAFADLPDIEVAGEAANGRDAVTEAVRLRVDVVLMDLRMPQMSGVQAIAALAGAAPSVRVLVLTTFDSETDVLPAVEAGATGYLLKDTPPEELIRAVRAAHRGESVLAPSAAGQLMGRVRRPTGLALSSREREVLQLVADGAANREAARLLFISEASIKTHLQHIYDKLGVRDRAAAVAEGYRRGLLR
- a CDS encoding sensor histidine kinase gives rise to the protein MRASTSGDTGPGWDRWYDRLLVLVPWLLLPASTAIALTQPGRTSRDHAITLGLVGATAGWVYLGHTRVPPDRRRTLPTLIYFAGLLTFSVALMARDVIFLLFAITGFLHAYHLRPWPLGAAGVLGTSVVINTMATETPAATVQSLGTYLGVIVIQTVAISAGIVLAERSAEQHERRQQLVARLEAALEENAGLHAQLLAQAREAGVRDERQRMAGEIHDSLAQGLTGIITQVQAAQRVWHSPTPAREHVDRAREHVDRALALARESLDEARRSVQALQPRQLEAAHLPAALGELARRWADDTGIALRFEVTGEQVALSPAIDVTLLRVAQEALHNVARHADASRVGLTLSYLTDVVLLDIRDDGQGMSGGSDQGFGLRSMVQRVRSVGGAMEIESGPGEGTAISVRVPAIPTVAA